In one Henriciella litoralis genomic region, the following are encoded:
- a CDS encoding NAD(P)H-dependent flavin oxidoreductase codes for MPLQTRICEILEIEYPIFLAGMGGASVPALAAAVSNAGGLGVLGAAACSPDQLRSWIRQTREMTDKPFGVDTLLPASVRRGSAPQSGNAPANPMAKIDEYKEFTRDFMARENLPEVDAAAAMRAAGSPDMGKSQLQLFSREFFEAQMEVVIEEKVPVYAAGLGNPAPWMDRLHANGTKVMAVIGKVKHAEQVVDSGIDMIVAQGHDGGGHNSPIGTMSLIPQVVDAVGDRVPVIGAGGISDGRGVAASLMLGAEGAWIGTAFLATDEAGIEHFQKEAITESGDADTVVSRSLTGKPARMIRNKWADAWVAAGKEPLPMPFQSIISGPVMASGLKAERKDVMPGFAGQGIGLIHSIRPAAEVMRELVEGAEVAFSRSFVGDMQSSQQDKHQK; via the coding sequence ATGCCGCTACAAACCCGCATATGCGAAATTCTCGAGATCGAATATCCGATCTTTCTGGCCGGAATGGGCGGGGCAAGTGTCCCCGCGCTCGCGGCCGCGGTATCGAATGCAGGGGGGCTAGGCGTCCTCGGCGCCGCGGCGTGCTCGCCGGACCAGTTACGTAGCTGGATCCGTCAGACCCGCGAGATGACCGACAAGCCGTTCGGGGTGGATACGCTTCTGCCGGCCTCGGTCCGGCGGGGGTCGGCGCCGCAATCCGGTAACGCGCCCGCCAACCCGATGGCAAAAATCGACGAATACAAGGAGTTTACCCGCGATTTCATGGCGCGGGAGAACCTTCCCGAAGTCGATGCTGCAGCAGCGATGCGCGCCGCAGGTTCGCCGGATATGGGCAAGAGCCAGCTCCAGCTATTCTCGAGAGAATTCTTCGAGGCGCAGATGGAGGTGGTGATTGAGGAAAAGGTGCCGGTCTATGCCGCGGGCCTCGGCAATCCCGCGCCCTGGATGGACCGTCTTCACGCCAACGGCACCAAGGTCATGGCGGTGATAGGCAAGGTCAAGCATGCCGAGCAGGTGGTCGATTCCGGTATCGACATGATCGTCGCCCAAGGTCACGACGGCGGCGGCCACAATTCACCTATCGGAACCATGTCGCTTATCCCGCAAGTCGTGGATGCGGTCGGTGATCGGGTTCCCGTGATCGGTGCAGGTGGTATTTCAGATGGGCGCGGTGTCGCGGCGTCGCTGATGTTGGGGGCAGAAGGCGCGTGGATCGGCACCGCATTCCTCGCAACGGACGAAGCAGGCATCGAGCATTTTCAGAAGGAAGCAATCACCGAAAGCGGTGACGCGGATACCGTCGTAAGCCGCTCGTTAACCGGCAAGCCTGCCCGCATGATCCGTAACAAATGGGCCGATGCGTGGGTTGCTGCGGGCAAGGAACCACTGCCCATGCCTTTCCAGTCGATAATTTCAGGTCCGGTTATGGCTTCAGGCCTCAAGGCTGAGCGCAAGGATGTCATGCCTGGCTTTGCTGGCCAGGGAATTGGCCTCATCCATTCGATCCGGCCCGCAGCCGAGGTGATGCGTGAACTTGTCGAAGGTGCGGAAGTCGCATTCTCCCGCTCGTTTGTCGGAGACATGCAGTCCAGCCAACAGGACAAGCATCAAAAATGA
- a CDS encoding FadR/GntR family transcriptional regulator encodes MQPRADNAKKAKRALSLAQDIVRDIEAGARVAGDRLPREEEMLARYEVARATLREALRFLELQGVIHLQLGRGGGPVVARPQSGDFANSLSLILQFMEADLRGLLELREAIAPDVAAYAAQRATTGDLSALADCLKELERNEAGSQFEELNRRFHDLLGWASGNPLFGLLTSTLHLLTREFSRSLGYSAQERAVQLRILRRVLEAVRTGDAQEARQAMARLVSGSANYLAERSPDLVSQKVRWGQI; translated from the coding sequence ATGCAGCCCAGGGCCGACAACGCAAAGAAGGCAAAGCGTGCACTTTCGCTCGCACAAGACATCGTTCGCGACATTGAAGCTGGTGCACGCGTTGCGGGAGACCGGTTGCCACGCGAAGAAGAAATGCTCGCGCGGTACGAAGTCGCCAGAGCAACCTTGCGTGAAGCGCTCCGTTTCCTGGAGCTTCAGGGCGTAATCCACCTTCAATTGGGCCGTGGCGGGGGCCCGGTGGTTGCGCGCCCGCAGTCCGGTGATTTCGCAAATAGTCTTTCTCTCATACTGCAATTCATGGAAGCAGACCTGAGGGGTCTGCTCGAACTGCGTGAAGCCATAGCGCCGGATGTTGCAGCCTATGCCGCCCAGCGCGCGACCACAGGCGACCTCAGCGCACTCGCCGATTGCCTTAAAGAGCTTGAGCGGAATGAGGCGGGAAGCCAGTTCGAGGAACTGAACCGTCGGTTTCACGACCTGCTCGGTTGGGCCAGCGGCAATCCGCTTTTCGGCCTTCTGACCTCCACCTTGCATTTACTGACCCGCGAATTTTCGCGCTCGCTCGGCTATTCCGCCCAGGAGCGCGCAGTCCAGTTGCGAATCCTGCGCCGCGTTCTGGAAGCGGTACGCACAGGTGATGCCCAGGAGGCGCGGCAGGCCATGGCCCGCCTTGTGTCAGGTTCGGCAAATTATTTAGCTGAACGAAGTCCTGATCTGGTTTCTCAAAAAGTGAGGTGGGGACAAATTTAG
- a CDS encoding cytochrome P450: protein MSIETIELNTAEKIATIPMEQIDVSRPSLFQKDTIGLFFDRLRREDPVHYCPESKVGPYWSVTKFDDIMAVDTNHKVFSSEAKLGGIAIQDMHAGEGALELEMFIAMDPPKHDQQRKAVNSAVAPSNLQLLEPTIRERACKILDDLPVGEEIDWVNKVSVELTTMTLATLFDFPWEERRKLTRWSDIATAAPETGIVESYEARREELIECAMYFKGLWDQRINQAPKNDLISMMAHSPATRDMPFLEFLGNLLLLIVGGNDTTRNSISGGVLALNQNPEEYRKLNEDPSLITSMVPEIIRWQTPLTHMRRTALQDYEIGGKLIKKGDKVVMWYLSGNRDESVIENADQFIIDRKNPRHHLSFGYGIHRCMGNRLAELQLRIIWEEIHKRFAKVEVTGEPERLFSNLVRGITKLPVRLHAR from the coding sequence ATGAGTATAGAAACAATTGAGCTGAACACGGCCGAAAAAATCGCGACCATTCCGATGGAGCAAATCGATGTTTCACGGCCGAGCCTTTTTCAGAAAGATACAATTGGCCTGTTTTTCGACCGATTGCGCAGAGAGGATCCAGTCCACTACTGTCCTGAGAGCAAAGTCGGGCCATATTGGTCGGTTACCAAGTTCGACGACATCATGGCCGTTGACACCAATCACAAAGTCTTCTCGTCGGAAGCGAAGCTCGGCGGAATTGCCATTCAGGACATGCATGCGGGGGAAGGTGCGCTTGAGCTTGAAATGTTCATCGCCATGGATCCGCCCAAGCACGATCAGCAACGCAAGGCCGTTAACTCCGCAGTCGCGCCGTCAAACTTGCAGTTGCTCGAGCCGACAATCCGTGAGCGTGCGTGCAAGATACTTGATGATCTTCCGGTTGGTGAGGAAATCGACTGGGTTAATAAAGTCTCGGTCGAGTTGACCACAATGACCCTTGCGACCTTGTTCGACTTCCCTTGGGAAGAGCGGCGCAAACTCACTCGCTGGTCCGACATCGCAACGGCCGCGCCTGAAACTGGCATCGTCGAATCTTATGAGGCAAGGCGCGAAGAACTGATTGAATGCGCGATGTATTTCAAAGGGCTCTGGGATCAGCGTATTAACCAAGCCCCCAAGAACGACCTCATATCCATGATGGCGCATTCTCCGGCGACGCGGGACATGCCCTTCCTAGAGTTTCTGGGCAACTTGCTGCTGCTTATTGTGGGCGGCAACGACACTACGCGGAACTCGATCAGCGGCGGCGTGCTCGCCCTTAATCAGAACCCTGAAGAATATCGCAAGCTGAATGAGGATCCGTCGCTGATCACCAGCATGGTGCCAGAGATTATCCGCTGGCAGACACCGTTGACTCATATGCGCAGGACTGCGCTCCAGGATTACGAGATTGGCGGAAAGCTGATCAAAAAAGGTGATAAAGTGGTGATGTGGTATCTGTCGGGCAACCGGGATGAGTCTGTCATCGAGAATGCTGACCAGTTCATAATCGACCGAAAGAACCCGCGTCACCACCTGTCATTCGGCTATGGCATCCATCGTTGCATGGGCAACAGGCTCGCGGAATTGCAGCTGCGGATCATATGGGAAGAGATCCACAAGCGTTTTGCAAAAGTCGAAGTGACCGGCGAGCCCGAGCGTCTGTTTTCGAACCTTGTGCGAGGCATCACGAAACTGCCAGTGCGGCTGCATGCTCGCTGA
- a CDS encoding TonB-dependent receptor, which produces MHYFNQLSKTTISTSLAVLLFAAGAQAQDEVDEQGASTSGAESAESTRRLGAVTVTAQKREQSLQDVPIVVTALSGELLSDAGVQDIKDLTVVTPGLLVTSSSKQANTTARIRGIGTVGDNPGLESSVGVVIDGVPRARNGVSFGDLGEIERIEVLKGPQGTLFGKSTSAGVINVITKKPSDELESIFEVGIGNEGFLRTSAEVTGPLSKTVSGRLFGVYEERGGLLDVKTGNGPRTEDETSQYDFYSVRGQLRFEPSSDLEILLSADYTDREEDCCMGDYIAVDPARGPLITLLAGGDGASAFPIDPFDRVAFANRDATQTTEDWGVSANIEWQSGLGELTSITSYRDWENGSGQDTDFSAADLWYRDDETSRDAFATFSQELRLAGATDNVDWQVGVFYANETLDRTDFITYGNDYFFYFQQLLLGASGGAFDLSSLPGNIYTGEANATADVYEQTADTYAIFTNNTFSLSDQFDLTVGLRYTIDEKTLESNFNGEAGSCTTALAVFGPTGGLTPTLCLPWTNDNFVGVSATQDRSDEDLSGTVKGAYRVSENLMSYASYSRGYKAGGFNLDRSQFGPSDPTPFQPNLDTSFDPETVDAYEVGFKTNNAANSLFFNGAIFYQEYSDFQLNTFTGTSFIVTSVPGVISKGAEFDVRYLPEQLEGLTLQGGLVYAETQYDDFEAVDFFAPPRLPGSTISFAPRWSGTLAATYETSFISDWDARFNVSSRFTSKYNSGSNLDPLKEVEELVVVNARMSFYSDNSPFELELWAQNLFDEDYYELAFDTPLQGTAATQTEPGSAVGAFLSPPLTFGATARVRF; this is translated from the coding sequence GTGCACTATTTTAACCAATTGTCGAAGACTACGATTTCGACATCTTTAGCGGTATTGCTGTTTGCCGCCGGTGCTCAGGCGCAAGATGAAGTGGACGAGCAAGGCGCTTCTACGTCCGGGGCGGAAAGCGCGGAGAGCACACGTCGATTGGGCGCAGTCACAGTTACAGCGCAAAAGCGCGAGCAGAGCTTGCAGGATGTGCCAATTGTCGTGACCGCCTTGTCCGGAGAGCTTCTCAGCGATGCCGGCGTTCAGGATATCAAGGACCTCACGGTTGTGACGCCGGGCCTGCTTGTAACTTCTTCGTCAAAGCAAGCAAATACTACGGCGCGGATTCGTGGCATTGGCACGGTTGGTGACAATCCCGGTCTCGAAAGCTCCGTAGGTGTTGTAATCGACGGGGTTCCGCGCGCCAGGAACGGCGTTTCCTTCGGCGATCTCGGCGAGATCGAGCGAATCGAAGTACTGAAGGGTCCGCAGGGAACCTTGTTTGGTAAGTCTACCTCCGCGGGCGTTATCAATGTCATCACGAAGAAACCGTCTGACGAGTTAGAGTCGATCTTCGAGGTCGGGATCGGCAACGAAGGTTTCCTTCGCACGTCTGCAGAAGTCACCGGACCGCTTTCTAAGACGGTGAGCGGTCGCCTGTTCGGAGTATACGAAGAGCGCGGCGGTCTTTTGGACGTAAAGACCGGTAACGGTCCACGTACCGAGGACGAAACGAGTCAGTATGACTTCTACTCCGTTCGAGGTCAGCTTCGTTTTGAGCCCTCCAGCGACCTCGAGATTCTTCTCTCTGCTGACTATACTGATCGGGAAGAAGATTGTTGCATGGGTGACTATATCGCGGTGGACCCGGCCAGGGGCCCGCTGATCACGCTGCTGGCTGGCGGTGACGGGGCCTCTGCTTTTCCGATCGATCCGTTCGACCGCGTCGCCTTTGCGAACCGCGACGCCACGCAGACGACCGAGGACTGGGGTGTGTCAGCGAATATCGAGTGGCAGTCCGGCCTCGGTGAATTGACGTCAATCACATCCTATCGCGATTGGGAAAACGGCTCGGGTCAGGATACAGATTTTAGTGCCGCCGATCTTTGGTATCGAGATGACGAAACGTCCAGGGACGCTTTTGCCACATTCAGCCAAGAGTTACGACTCGCGGGCGCGACCGATAACGTCGACTGGCAGGTGGGTGTGTTTTACGCGAATGAAACTCTTGATCGTACAGATTTCATTACTTACGGCAATGATTACTTTTTCTACTTTCAACAATTGCTGCTCGGTGCGAGTGGTGGTGCGTTTGATCTGTCTTCGCTGCCAGGTAATATCTATACGGGCGAGGCAAATGCAACCGCAGACGTTTATGAACAAACTGCGGATACATACGCCATCTTCACGAACAATACGTTCAGCTTGAGCGATCAGTTCGACCTCACGGTCGGTCTTCGTTATACGATTGATGAGAAGACGCTGGAGTCCAATTTTAATGGCGAAGCGGGTAGCTGTACCACAGCCTTGGCCGTATTTGGCCCTACAGGTGGATTGACACCAACGCTTTGCTTGCCTTGGACAAACGACAACTTTGTGGGTGTGAGCGCCACGCAGGATCGCTCTGACGAGGATTTATCAGGTACAGTAAAGGGGGCATATCGGGTCAGTGAGAATCTGATGTCATACGCGTCCTATTCGCGCGGTTACAAGGCCGGTGGTTTCAACCTTGACCGCAGCCAGTTTGGTCCCTCAGATCCCACGCCATTTCAGCCCAACCTGGATACCAGCTTTGATCCCGAAACTGTTGATGCGTATGAGGTCGGCTTTAAGACCAACAATGCGGCAAATAGCTTGTTCTTCAACGGCGCGATTTTCTATCAGGAGTATAGCGACTTTCAGCTCAACACGTTTACCGGTACGAGCTTCATCGTGACATCTGTTCCCGGTGTGATTTCCAAGGGTGCTGAGTTCGATGTCCGGTACCTGCCTGAACAGCTTGAAGGGCTGACACTGCAGGGCGGTCTTGTCTATGCGGAAACCCAGTATGATGATTTCGAAGCGGTAGACTTTTTCGCGCCGCCGCGCTTGCCGGGAAGCACAATTTCATTTGCGCCCCGTTGGTCGGGTACGTTGGCCGCAACCTATGAAACCTCGTTCATCAGCGACTGGGATGCGCGCTTCAATGTATCGAGCCGGTTCACTTCAAAGTATAATTCAGGTTCGAACCTCGATCCGCTCAAGGAGGTTGAAGAGCTGGTTGTGGTAAATGCAAGAATGTCATTCTACAGTGACAACTCTCCCTTCGAGTTGGAACTGTGGGCGCAGAACCTGTTTGATGAGGACTATTACGAACTTGCTTTCGATACGCCGCTTCAAGGTACCGCTGCTACTCAAACAGAACCGGGAAGCGCGGTTGGTGCATTCCTCTCGCCACCCTTGACCTTCGGCGCAACCGCCCGTGTCCGATTCTAG
- a CDS encoding alpha/beta fold hydrolase, translating into MSDHTMYLHTQGLKLAHSSIGDPAAPAVVFANGGGQTRHAWKAAAEAVALEGHRSIAMDLPGHGDSDWAADGDYSLEAIARDLMGIAEQLAPRGIRPHVAGASLGGLAATVAAGRLSRDAFMSVTLFDIGPNMDAVGVTKVVGFMGAHIENGIESLEQAADLFAIYLPHRPRPKDLNGLRKNLRQDSKRRWRLDPAFIKDVMRRRAVARTGDIKQAIQNICVLLNLIRGHMSELVSEESVTTFRALAPDAHCTDVAGAGHMVTGDRNDIFTDAIATVLRQLHEAPT; encoded by the coding sequence TTGAGTGATCACACCATGTACCTTCACACCCAAGGGTTGAAGCTGGCGCATAGTTCTATTGGCGATCCTGCAGCACCTGCGGTCGTCTTTGCCAACGGTGGAGGACAAACGCGTCACGCTTGGAAAGCCGCTGCAGAAGCAGTTGCACTGGAGGGGCATCGCTCAATCGCCATGGATCTTCCCGGACACGGCGATAGCGATTGGGCCGCCGACGGAGATTACTCGCTGGAAGCCATTGCCAGGGACTTGATGGGCATCGCCGAGCAACTGGCGCCAAGGGGAATTCGGCCACACGTTGCAGGGGCCTCACTTGGCGGGCTTGCGGCTACTGTCGCGGCTGGCAGGCTTTCCCGTGACGCATTTATGTCGGTCACTCTCTTCGACATAGGGCCGAATATGGATGCTGTCGGCGTTACAAAAGTAGTCGGCTTCATGGGCGCCCACATCGAGAACGGTATCGAGTCACTTGAACAAGCCGCAGATCTCTTCGCAATTTATCTTCCGCACCGCCCCCGCCCAAAAGATCTGAACGGCTTGCGAAAGAATTTGCGTCAGGACAGTAAGAGGCGCTGGCGTTTGGACCCAGCCTTCATCAAAGATGTTATGCGACGTCGCGCAGTTGCGCGAACGGGCGACATCAAGCAAGCCATTCAAAATATCTGTGTGCTGCTTAATCTAATACGCGGCCACATGAGTGAGCTTGTATCAGAAGAATCTGTCACCACTTTCCGCGCGCTGGCACCTGATGCACATTGCACCGATGTCGCTGGAGCGGGTCACATGGTGACTGGAGACCGCAATGACATCTTCACTGATGCAATTGCCACCGTTCTACGTCAATTGCACGAGGCCCCCACATGA
- a CDS encoding PaaI family thioesterase: MSTPSLALRDIQFALEAAPFHRWLGIKAISADEDALRLEMPWRDEVVSNPRAQSAHGGILASLIDLTGFYALLASGNAPAATADLRVDYHKAATPSTLSVTGKVIRLGSTISVAEATIRNSGGVLLSSGRGAYHMARRMT; encoded by the coding sequence ATGAGCACCCCATCTTTAGCACTTCGGGACATACAGTTTGCGCTTGAAGCAGCGCCCTTTCATCGATGGCTTGGTATCAAGGCAATCAGCGCAGACGAAGATGCGCTCAGACTCGAGATGCCTTGGCGAGATGAAGTTGTCTCGAACCCACGCGCGCAATCTGCGCATGGCGGCATTCTCGCATCGCTTATTGACCTGACAGGCTTCTACGCTTTGCTCGCCTCGGGAAACGCGCCCGCAGCCACGGCTGACTTGCGTGTGGACTACCACAAGGCTGCGACACCCAGCACGCTTTCAGTGACGGGCAAAGTCATCCGTCTTGGTTCAACAATATCGGTGGCTGAAGCCACGATTAGAAATTCAGGCGGTGTGCTTCTTTCAAGCGGACGCGGTGCGTACCACATGGCACGCCGAATGACATAA
- a CDS encoding transposase produces MSVFPRISRIRKPAIERKRYSTEQVFSALKQADMGMRVADLTCQMGITQQSYYTWKKTFSGLGSE; encoded by the coding sequence ATGTCGGTCTTCCCGCGAATTTCCCGAATTAGGAAGCCTGCAATTGAGAGGAAGCGCTATTCAACTGAGCAGGTCTTCTCGGCCCTGAAGCAAGCCGATATGGGGATGCGTGTAGCGGACCTGACTTGCCAGATGGGGATCACACAGCAGAGCTATTACACATGGAAGAAGACGTTTAGCGGACTCGGGTCTGAATAA